A part of Hippopotamus amphibius kiboko isolate mHipAmp2 chromosome 16, mHipAmp2.hap2, whole genome shotgun sequence genomic DNA contains:
- the TAF1C gene encoding TATA box-binding protein-associated factor RNA polymerase I subunit C isoform X5, translating to MVDTQGPPGCGLLLFRGGAEASCQKGERVLLTQYLGECGPESLYPPLHLICTQFSLYLLDERLPLVPLLKWNHGLPSAPLLARLLPPPRLGLPRPLLLAGQAGELQLLHIAGEGASTPRLAGPPQSLPSRSDSLSAFPLLEPKSQWQLQERLKAPTIGLAAAIPPSTSTPVLALFQLSVAGDVFHQHLHLQADPGPDSHAPTASWTPRATASCSQWLKALLEVSPAPPVWAAPTFSHRRLLGCFEPQKVEGKVPEGLRTAMAKGCLLQQRDLGFCPTEERPPAPEPGPEDELSERLEAAWEGRAAAWWERRWGSSSGPGRQPKRHKRRTQLSSTFSSLSGRLDLSDAASPPPSPDRTLPEARPQPPVTPPSQELTQEPWAQGVPSERQQTLRDYMAELPLRGDTPGGATMPSSQTSSIRATPSRQQALRDCMAELPLRGDTPGGATVLSSQTSSIQATPSRQQALRDCMAELPLRGDTPGGATLPPSQTSSIRATPSRQQAAVLSGSQSHRKKPRMGF from the exons ATGGTGGACACTCAG GGCCCGCCAGGCTGTGGTCTGCTGCTTTTTCGTGGAGGGGCGGAGGCATCGTGCCAGAAAGGGGAGCGGGTCCTGCTCACCCAGTACCTGGGGGAGTGCGGCCCCGAGTCGCTGTACCCCCCGCTCCACCTCATCTGCACCCAG TTCTCACTCTACCTGCTGGACGAGCGCCTGCCCTTGGTGCCCCTGCTGAAGTGGAACCACGGCCTCCCTTCCGCGCCCCTGCTGGCCCGGCTGCTGCCCCCGCCCCGCCTGGGCCTCCCGCGGCCGCTGCTCCTGGCGGGCCAGGCCGGGGAGCTGCAGCTGCTGCACATCGCAG GAGAGGGGGCCTCCACTCCCCGGCTGGCGGGGCCCCCCCAGTCTCTCCCTTCCAGGAGTGActccctctctgccttccccCTGCTGGAGCCTAAGAGTCAGTGGCAGCTGCAGGAACGTCTGAAAGCGCCAACCATCG GTCTGGCTGCCGCcatcccaccctccacctccacaCCAGTGCTGGCACTCTTCCAACTTTCGGTGGCTGGAGATGTCTTCCACCAGCACCTCCACCTCCAGGCAGACCCCGGGCCTGACTCTCACGCCCCCACGGCTTCCTGGACCCCCCGTGCCACTGCCTCCTGCAGCCAGTGGCTGAAGGCCCTGCTGGAGGTGTCCCCGGCTCCCCCTGTGTGGGCTGCACCCACCTTCTCCCACCGTCGCCTGCTGGGCTGCTTTGAGCCTCAGAAGGTTGAGGGGAAAGTGCCAGAGGGTCTCCGCACGGCCATGGCCAAAGGGTGTCTCCTGCAGCAGAGGGACCTGGGCTTTTGCCCCACGGAAGAgcggccccccgcccccgagcCAGGCCCCGAGGACGAGCTCAGCGAGCGTTTGGAGGCAGCCTGGGAGGGCCGGGCAGCGGCCTGGTGGGAGAGGCGTTGGGGCAGCAGCTCGGGGCCTGGGAGACAGCCCAAGCGGCACAAGCGCCGGACCCAGCTGTCCAGCACCTTCTCATCACTCAGCGGCCGCTTGGACCTTTCAGACGCTGCCAgcccccctcccagcccagaCCGGACACTCCCCGAGGCCAGGCCTCAGCCCCCAGTGACTCCGCCCTCCCAGGAGTTGACCCAGGAGCCGTGGGCCCAAGGTGTCCCCTCAGAGCGGCAGCAGACCCTCCGGGACTACATGGCTGAGCTGCCGCTCCGAGGGGACACCCCGGGGGGTGCCACCATGCCCTCCTCCCAGACCTCCAGCATCCGGGCCACCCCCTCCAGGCAGCAGGCCCTCCGGGACTGCATGGCTGAGCTGCCGCTCCGAGGGGACACCCCGGGGGGTGCCACCGTGCTCTCCTCCCAGACCTCCAGCATCCAGGCCACCCCTTCCAGGCAGCAGGCCCTCCGGGACTGCATGGCTGAGCTGCCGCTCCGAGGGGACACCCCGGGGGGTGCCACCTTGCCCCCCTCCCAGACCTCCAGCATCCGAGCCACCCCCTCCAGGCAGCAGGCTGCTGTCCTCTCCGGCTCTCAGTCACACCGGAAGAAGCCCCGCATGGGCTTCTGA